The uncultured Fusobacterium sp. genome includes the window ATTAAAGTATAAAAAATAAATAAAACAACGTGTTATTTTTAAGGAGGTAATTATGGAATATAAAAAACTAAATTTATCTTTCACCAAATCACAAGCAGGAAATATAAGTTCTAGACTAATACTTCCAATATCTTGGATAAGAGAACTTGGCAAAAATGAAAATAGAAGAGAAGTTCATGTTTATAAGATTAATGATGTAATAATTATTTCTCCAGAACGTCAAACTTCTTTACCTGATGAATTAATTAAATCAGAAATAACAACTCAAATAAAAAAATTATTTAAAAAAAATGGTTGGATTTCCACTATTCAAATAGATAATATGTTTAAAGAAATTATTGATAATTTCTATTTTTTAAATAAAAATAATGAAGAATATATTTTCCAATATCTTTTTAAATTTTTGAAAAGAACATATTTAGAATTAATGAAATTTCTACCTTATGATTTAGACTATTATAATGAAGATATGGGAAAAAAATTAGATAGTTATAATGAAATAATCCAAATTTCAGGAAAAGATCGTTATCCAGTTTCTTATTATTTAGACACTTATAATTATGATTCATATTTAGAAATTAATTGTCGTGATTCAAAAATAGAAATGGAAACTTTATTTGATAGTGAGGAGCAAGAAACAAGAGAAGTTATTTATTTATTTAAAAAAGAGCTACAAGAGGAATTAAAGTTTAGTAATTTGGAAGAATTTAAAATAGCAGTTGGAATAAATAAAGCTCCTGTAATGAAAGTTGAAGTAAAGGACAAACAGACAAAAGAGCTATTGGAAAGTTTTGAAGAATTATCTATAGAGCAAAAAGAAAAGATGTTGGCTACTTTAAAAAGAATGAAAAAGAAAGAAGAGAAAGAAAAGAAAAAACAGGAAGAACTAAAAAAGAAAGAAGAAGAAATAGAGGAAGAAAGATTATTTAATACTGATTTAGAAGAAACTAATTCTTAAAAAGAAGAACAAAAGGTGACTTATAAAAGTCATCTTTTTTATATGCTTTTTTATTTTTGTTTCTTATTTTAAATAACGTGCTATTTAACTAAATTATTTTTTATATTTTAAAAACATATTTTTTTATTATTTTTAAATTTTAAAAAAGAATATTTTTTTTGAAAATGATTTTTAAAAAAGCATATTAAATAATTCAAAATAATAGCACGTTAAAAATATAGAGGTTATTATTTTTGTACAAAAAATAAAATATTATTTATATATTTCATTTAAAAACATATATAAAATGGATTATTTATTTCTAAAATCATTTTTGTACCCCTTGTTAATGTTTTTTATCGTAAAAAATTAAAAGCTGTTTAAAATAGAAATAAGAGCCTCTAAATTGATTTTGGAATTTTAATATAAACTTTTAAAATCAAAAATAAGATGTTTATTAGCTTGATGTAGCATTCTTAGATAATCCTTGAAGAATTATATTAGCTCTATATCTTATATCTCTTAAATCTCAAATAGGAATTTAATCACCAGGATTGGAACTTCAACTTAAAATCGTATTAACCCTAAAATAGATTATTCCGTATACCGTCACGAAGTGACACCAAAAAATATATCTTTTAGTTCAGCTCCCCCTTTATTGATTAGGGGGGGCGGTCGCCCAAGGGCGAGAACTGGGGGGTCTTTTCCGTTAGGAAAACTATACCTTTTTCTAAATATTATAAAACTTTAGGTTTTATCAATGTTATATAGAAAAAGTAATGACGGTTATTCATATATTTATGTATGAATAAACGGATATTACTTGACAAACACTTATTTTAGGTTTAAAATTAAATTGGATTCTTTGAAATTTATTGTCGAAATTTACCTTTTGGTAAAAGAGTTTCCTCAGTTGGACAATCCATATTTCTTATAGTACAGGCTAAAGAATATGGCAACTGACTAAACAAGCATTGTAATTAATGATCTAGTAACACAGGTGAACGATTTCCTGATCTGAAAAGATAAGGTTAATGCTAATGACGTGTAGCAGTCTTTAAATGCTATAGACTTAATAACAGGTCTTTAAACAGTTATTTAGACTATTACCTGTCTATATAAATTGGTTGTGCTTAGCTTTAACTTTTAATTTAGTTATTTAAAAAAAATTAACTTAGCATTATGCGATTTTTTTATTTTTTTTATTTTTTTTTCTGTATGTTTATAGATTTACTATATTTACTATATTTACGGCGAAAATCGTTTTAAAACTAAACGCTTAAAAATAAGAAAAATAGAACTGTTTCGATAGAGTGTTCTAAAGAAGTACTGACAAATTACTTGTCAACTACTGACAAATTACTTGTCAACTACTGACAAATTACTTGTCAACTACTGACAAATTACTTGTGAAGTAAGACAAATTTTTTTCAAGTTGTCATATTTAAAAAAAAAGCAATTTGTGGTATATTAAAGTAACTCGATTTTATAAAAAAAATTTTTTTAGGAGAAATTATGAAAAAAAATGAAATAAAAAATGAAATAATTCTTCATAAACCAAATGAGATAATAGAAACACTTAATCGCCCTGTGTCGATTATGAGTTGTTATGCTTATAATTATCTTCTTAGCAAGTTTCAAGAGGAAAAAAATAATTATATTAATATTTCTCCAAAAGAAATATTAAATGCAATTGGAGCTATTAATTTACATGAACAACTATATAAGTGTTTAGATGAATTGCAAAAAACACAAGTAACATCTAAAGATAGTCGAGGAAAATTATGGGGAAGTTTTGTTCTTTTATCAGCATTTAAAAAAAATAATGATAAATTGTACATTGAAATACCCCAATTAATAGCAAATCGTTTATATAACAATGATTCCAAAAATTCATATTATACAACTATAAAGTTACTTGAAGAAAAAGCCTTTAAATGTTCATACTCTTTCATTTTTTATGAAATTTTTAAAAAATATGAGGGAGTAAATATTCCTATATACACGATGGAAGAAATAAGGCAACTAACTGAAACTGAAGGAAAATATAAATTATATTATGATTTCAAAAAAAGAGTACTTAATCCTGCTCTTGCTGAAATTAATAACTTTAGTCAAAACTTTTTTTATGAACTTAATGAAATATATTTAGGAAAAAAAGTAGTAAAAATAAGTTTTATAAAACATAAATTAGAAAAAAAATTAATGGAAAATATTATTGATATTACACCAGTTAAAGAATATTCTGATAAATTCTTAACTGCAATCGAAAAAGTCAAAAAAAATCAATATGTGGCTAAAAAATATAGCCAAAGAGCAGTTAAAAAGGCAGTTCAGCAATTTGGGGAAGATATGGTGATAAAAGCCTTTAAAGAGATTTATAATTATAACAAAACTATCACGAGCTTTTCAAAGTTCTTAAACTCGGCTATATCTGAAATTAAAGAAAACGAAAACCTAAAAAAAGAAATAAAAGAAAAAAATATTACTACAGCAGAGATTAAAAAAGAAATTAATAAACCTATTGATATTTCTACTTTTGAGGGTATGAGAAATTTTATTTCCTCAGAATTAATGAACTCAAATAATATAGAAACTTCGAAAAAAATTATAATTTTGGGCGAACTATCAAATTTAAAAGAAATTGATGAATTGAAAGAAATAGTTGATAAATATAATTTAGAGATAAATTTAAAACTTTTTTAATTTTAAAAAGGAGAAATAATGGCAAGGAATAGGAAAAAGAAAGGCTCTCTTAATTTTCAGCTAAAAAAATTATTAGATTCTAAATTAGCTATCGGAGAATCTAAATTTGAAGATAAAAAGGAAAATTTAACTTTCAATAAAATATATAGTTGGTCTACTTATAGAGCTTATATTCAGCATGGGACTTACTTTTTAAACTGGGCAAAAGAAAAATATGATTGTACTGATATTGCTACTGCTAAAGAATACGTAAATGAAT containing:
- a CDS encoding replication initiation protein is translated as MKKNEIKNEIILHKPNEIIETLNRPVSIMSCYAYNYLLSKFQEEKNNYINISPKEILNAIGAINLHEQLYKCLDELQKTQVTSKDSRGKLWGSFVLLSAFKKNNDKLYIEIPQLIANRLYNNDSKNSYYTTIKLLEEKAFKCSYSFIFYEIFKKYEGVNIPIYTMEEIRQLTETEGKYKLYYDFKKRVLNPALAEINNFSQNFFYELNEIYLGKKVVKISFIKHKLEKKLMENIIDITPVKEYSDKFLTAIEKVKKNQYVAKKYSQRAVKKAVQQFGEDMVIKAFKEIYNYNKTITSFSKFLNSAISEIKENENLKKEIKEKNITTAEIKKEINKPIDISTFEGMRNFISSELMNSNNIETSKKIIILGELSNLKEIDELKEIVDKYNLEINLKLF